A genomic stretch from Pontivivens ytuae includes:
- a CDS encoding PRC-barrel domain-containing protein, producing MLQLSGRVWPVQTGSEPPIRALDRRQITCDTFALRELRADLACSFIARKQGRQRDMLVKYRDLKGLTLDGDNAEGKVSDLYLTKDRQVARVAVEFGGLIDRDPRLVPIAALGAPSLDDMSWPAKPDAGSAEPAVEDEPLRRLTGNLPDTHGDLQRAGAFAGISLDMNEGPMGRVLDLVIDTETWAAPFAVVETGSWLPERQVLLPMEKIAEIDWSKRSARVTVTQEEVSKAPDVFKNDQIETRGTGTLLTYYGLSA from the coding sequence ATGCTGCAACTCTCGGGTCGTGTCTGGCCGGTGCAGACCGGCAGCGAACCGCCGATCCGGGCGCTCGATCGGCGACAAATCACCTGCGACACCTTTGCGCTTCGTGAACTTCGGGCAGATCTCGCGTGTTCGTTTATTGCAAGGAAACAAGGGAGACAGCGCGACATGCTCGTGAAATACCGTGATCTCAAAGGGTTGACCCTCGACGGCGACAATGCGGAGGGTAAGGTCTCCGACCTCTATCTGACCAAGGATCGTCAGGTCGCGCGCGTCGCCGTGGAGTTCGGAGGGCTGATCGACCGCGATCCGCGGCTGGTCCCGATCGCAGCACTCGGCGCACCGTCTCTCGACGATATGAGCTGGCCTGCAAAGCCGGATGCCGGGTCCGCCGAGCCGGCGGTGGAGGACGAACCGCTGCGCCGTCTCACCGGAAACCTGCCGGATACGCATGGCGATCTGCAGCGGGCCGGAGCCTTCGCAGGCATCAGCCTCGACATGAATGAGGGGCCGATGGGCCGAGTCCTCGACCTCGTCATCGATACCGAAACCTGGGCCGCCCCCTTCGCCGTGGTCGAGACGGGCTCGTGGCTGCCGGAACGGCAGGTGCTGCTGCCGATGGAGAAGATCGCCGAAATCGACTGGTCGAAGCGCTCCGCCCGTGTAACCGTGACACAAGAGGAGGTCAGCAAGGCACCGGACGTGTTCAAGAACGACCAGATCGAGACCCGCGGCACTGGCACGCTTCTGACCTATTACGGTCTTAGCGCCTGA
- a CDS encoding YihY/virulence factor BrkB family protein, producing MPARTAYGLRPFFLFALRDWMETLGRVTRGITERNLFLASGGMAFFATLSIFPFLAFLISLYGYIADPTIILLHIDRLEAFVPPAAYDLIEGQLMSVLTTDRSGHGLTGAISIAFTLWAARAGSNALLQGLDLVYPDTSLRGFLRHTMTAVALTLTLVGVAIFALLVVVAVPVALQYLPLARSAETVITAVTWLTGFGAMLLAIGVIYRYGPNRRGNRAPLLSFGGLVAGLLWMAASTLFSYYLKNFGNYNEIYGSIGAVAALMMWFFVSSFVILLGALLNREIEQQALIASEPLHQRSEDGPVDEFIGDQSLLPPS from the coding sequence GTGCCAGCGCGCACCGCATATGGACTGCGGCCCTTCTTCCTCTTCGCCCTACGCGACTGGATGGAAACCTTGGGCCGCGTCACGCGGGGTATAACGGAGCGCAACCTTTTCCTCGCATCGGGCGGCATGGCGTTCTTCGCCACGCTGTCGATTTTTCCGTTCCTGGCCTTCCTCATCTCGCTCTACGGCTATATCGCCGACCCGACGATCATCCTGCTGCATATCGACCGGCTGGAGGCGTTCGTGCCCCCGGCTGCCTACGATCTGATCGAGGGGCAGCTCATGTCGGTGCTCACGACGGATCGGTCGGGACACGGGCTGACCGGGGCCATTTCCATCGCCTTCACCCTCTGGGCCGCGCGGGCCGGATCGAATGCTTTGCTGCAGGGTTTAGACCTTGTTTACCCTGATACGTCGCTTCGGGGGTTTCTGAGGCATACCATGACAGCCGTTGCCTTAACGTTAACGCTGGTCGGTGTGGCGATCTTTGCGTTGCTGGTCGTGGTGGCGGTTCCAGTGGCGCTGCAATACCTGCCGCTCGCCCGATCGGCGGAGACGGTGATTACTGCCGTGACGTGGCTCACCGGCTTCGGCGCCATGCTGCTCGCCATCGGGGTGATCTACCGCTATGGGCCGAACCGGCGGGGGAACCGCGCGCCGCTCCTGTCCTTCGGAGGGTTGGTGGCGGGGCTGCTCTGGATGGCCGCCTCGACGCTTTTCTCCTACTACCTCAAGAACTTCGGGAACTACAACGAGATCTACGGGTCCATTGGTGCGGTTGCCGCGCTCATGATGTGGTTCTTCGTTTCAAGCTTCGTCATCCTGCTCGGCGCGCTTTTGAACCGGGAGATCGAGCAGCAGGCGCTGATCGCGTCCGAGCCGCTGCATCAGCGATCCGAGGATGGGCCGGTGGACGAGTTCATCGGGGATCAGAGCCTGCTGCCGCCGAGCTGA
- a CDS encoding S-(hydroxymethyl)glutathione dehydrogenase/class III alcohol dehydrogenase yields the protein MKSRAALAIEAGKPLEVTEVNLDGPREGEVLVEIMATGICHTDEFTRSGADPEGIFPAILGHEGAGIVREIGPGVTSLKPGDHVIPLYTPECRECEYCLHPKTNLCQAIRTTQGQGVMPDGTSRFTTLDGDPVFHYMGTSTFSNFTVMPEIAAAKIREDAPFDMVCYIGCGVTTGIGAVINTAKVEQGSRAIVFGLGGIGLNVIQGLRLAGADQIVGVDINPGKVEMATRFGMTDFVNPAEVEEDLVPYLVNLTKGGADYTFDATGNVQVMRAALESAHKGWGESIIIGVAPAGAEISTRPFQLVTGRSWRGTAFGGARGRTDVPKIVDWYMDGKIEIDPMITHKLSLDRINEGFDLMHEGKSIRAVIEY from the coding sequence ATGAAGAGCCGTGCCGCGCTGGCGATCGAAGCCGGAAAGCCCCTCGAAGTGACCGAAGTCAATCTCGACGGCCCGCGTGAGGGCGAGGTGCTGGTCGAGATCATGGCCACCGGCATCTGCCACACCGACGAGTTCACCCGCTCCGGCGCCGATCCCGAAGGCATCTTCCCCGCCATCCTCGGCCATGAGGGCGCAGGCATCGTGCGGGAGATCGGGCCGGGCGTAACCTCACTGAAACCGGGCGATCACGTGATCCCGCTCTACACCCCCGAATGTCGGGAGTGCGAGTACTGCCTGCACCCCAAGACGAACCTCTGCCAGGCGATCCGCACCACGCAGGGGCAGGGCGTGATGCCCGACGGCACCTCACGCTTCACCACGCTCGATGGCGATCCGGTGTTCCACTACATGGGCACGTCGACCTTCTCGAACTTCACCGTGATGCCGGAGATTGCGGCGGCGAAGATCCGGGAGGACGCGCCCTTCGACATGGTCTGCTATATCGGCTGCGGCGTGACCACGGGCATCGGCGCGGTCATCAACACCGCGAAGGTCGAGCAGGGCAGCCGCGCCATCGTCTTCGGCCTTGGCGGGATCGGGCTCAACGTGATTCAGGGGCTGCGCCTCGCCGGGGCCGACCAGATCGTCGGCGTCGATATCAATCCCGGCAAGGTCGAGATGGCGACCCGCTTCGGCATGACCGATTTTGTGAACCCGGCCGAGGTGGAGGAGGACCTGGTGCCCTACCTCGTGAACCTGACGAAGGGTGGCGCGGACTATACCTTCGACGCCACCGGCAACGTGCAGGTGATGCGCGCGGCGCTGGAATCGGCGCACAAGGGCTGGGGTGAGAGCATCATCATCGGCGTCGCGCCCGCGGGCGCCGAGATCTCCACCCGCCCCTTCCAGCTCGTCACCGGGCGCAGCTGGCGCGGCACGGCCTTCGGCGGCGCGCGGGGCCGAACCGACGTGCCGAAGATCGTGGACTGGTACATGGACGGGAAGATCGAGATCGACCCGATGATCACCCACAAGCTGAGCCTCGACCGGATCAACGAAGGGTTCGACCTGATGCACGAGGGCAAGTCGATCCGCGCCGTCATCGAGTACTGA
- a CDS encoding AbrB family transcriptional regulator: MTDIWIRTLTALGIGAAGAAVAHVIGAPAALLTGPALAVSLAAFAGVRLALPASLRDVAFVVLGVGMGTGVTPASVEAVVAWPVSFAVLAAAVTAILVFGALAVHGLTARERNTSVLAASPGHLSYVLGLSLETRADVGFVTVVQSLRLLALTLVVPLVVGSGTAVGMAQGETLAVHHLACLIAGAVVLGLVLMKLRVPAALLIGGMIVSAVGHAGDWTPGVLPNWLALPGFVVLGTLIGTRFDGMDRAALRSAAGAATVLTGLAVGLAAVGAWIVATLTGLPLVTLLIAFAPGGVETMAAMAVALDADPAFVAAHHVFRLLWLTLVIPLFVERGALSRE, translated from the coding sequence ATGACGGACATCTGGATCAGGACGCTCACCGCGCTGGGCATAGGCGCGGCCGGAGCAGCAGTGGCGCATGTCATCGGAGCACCCGCGGCGTTGCTGACCGGACCGGCGCTCGCGGTGTCGCTGGCGGCCTTCGCGGGCGTGCGCCTCGCCCTGCCTGCGTCGCTGCGCGACGTTGCCTTCGTCGTGCTGGGCGTCGGGATGGGGACGGGCGTGACGCCGGCCTCGGTTGAAGCGGTAGTGGCCTGGCCGGTGAGCTTCGCCGTGCTGGCCGCCGCGGTCACGGCGATCCTCGTTTTTGGTGCGCTCGCCGTGCACGGGCTGACCGCGCGCGAGCGCAACACGTCGGTGCTCGCCGCTTCACCGGGGCATCTGAGCTACGTGCTCGGCCTCAGTCTGGAGACGCGGGCCGATGTGGGCTTCGTGACGGTGGTGCAGAGCCTGCGTCTGCTGGCGCTGACGCTAGTGGTGCCGCTGGTCGTGGGCTCCGGCACCGCGGTGGGGATGGCGCAGGGGGAGACATTGGCGGTGCATCACCTCGCGTGTTTGATCGCGGGCGCGGTCGTGCTGGGCCTCGTGCTGATGAAGCTGCGAGTGCCCGCGGCACTGCTGATCGGCGGAATGATCGTCTCGGCAGTCGGCCATGCTGGGGACTGGACGCCCGGCGTGCTGCCGAACTGGCTGGCGCTGCCGGGGTTCGTGGTGCTCGGCACGCTGATCGGGACGCGGTTCGACGGGATGGACCGGGCGGCTTTGCGCTCGGCGGCGGGGGCGGCGACGGTGCTGACCGGTCTCGCCGTGGGGCTCGCGGCGGTCGGGGCATGGATCGTGGCGACGCTCACGGGCCTGCCACTGGTCACGCTGCTGATCGCCTTCGCCCCCGGCGGGGTGGAGACGATGGCGGCAATGGCGGTGGCGCTGGATGCCGACCCGGCCTTCGTCGCCGCGCATCACGTGTTCCGGCTGTTGTGGCTGACCCTCGTGATACCGCTTTTCGTCGAGCGGGGCGCGCTCAGTCGGGAGTGA
- the arfB gene encoding alternative ribosome rescue aminoacyl-tRNA hydrolase ArfB gives MPIRINDRITLEDWELTEQFTRASGPGGQNVNKVSTAVELRFEAQRSPNLPGDVKARLRRIAGRKWTKDGALIITSEKHRSQAMNREEAEKKLTDMIRAALVRPKRRIPTKPTKASQRRRVEAKKQVGEKKALRGRVTPD, from the coding sequence ATGCCGATCCGCATCAACGACCGCATCACGCTCGAGGACTGGGAGCTGACCGAGCAGTTCACCCGCGCCTCCGGCCCCGGCGGTCAGAACGTCAACAAGGTCTCCACCGCCGTGGAACTGCGCTTCGAGGCGCAGCGCTCGCCCAACCTGCCGGGCGACGTGAAGGCCCGCCTGCGCCGCATCGCGGGCCGCAAGTGGACCAAGGACGGCGCGCTGATCATCACCTCCGAAAAGCACCGCTCCCAAGCGATGAACCGGGAGGAGGCGGAGAAGAAGCTCACCGACATGATCCGTGCCGCCCTCGTGCGTCCCAAGCGTCGCATTCCCACCAAGCCCACCAAGGCGAGCCAGCGCCGCCGCGTCGAAGCCAAGAAGCAGGTGGGGGAGAAGAAGGCGCTGCGCGGCCGCGTCACTCCCGACTGA
- a CDS encoding queuosine precursor transporter has protein sequence MSRGFLIGVAAMAAVVVASNILVQHLFGDWLTWGAFTYPIAFLVTDLTNRFLGRDAARRVVVAGFAVGVLCSLIASQIHGEYGPLTTLRIAMGSGIAFLVAQLVDVVIFDRLRAGRWWRAPLASTLVGSSLDTALFFFIAFSGALTFLDPAEPNGWAREIVPLLGMGPELPLWVSLAVADFGVKLALAAVALIPFGFAVRHRTA, from the coding sequence ATGTCTCGTGGTTTTCTCATCGGCGTCGCGGCCATGGCCGCCGTCGTGGTGGCCTCCAACATCCTCGTCCAGCATCTCTTCGGCGACTGGCTGACCTGGGGTGCGTTCACCTATCCCATCGCCTTCCTGGTGACGGACCTGACCAACCGCTTCCTGGGCCGCGATGCCGCGCGCCGGGTCGTGGTCGCAGGGTTCGCCGTCGGGGTGCTTTGCTCGCTGATCGCAAGCCAGATCCATGGCGAGTACGGGCCGCTCACGACGCTGCGCATCGCGATGGGCTCCGGCATCGCGTTCCTCGTGGCCCAGCTGGTCGACGTGGTGATCTTCGACCGTCTGCGCGCGGGCCGCTGGTGGCGCGCACCGCTCGCCTCCACGCTGGTCGGCTCGTCGCTCGACACGGCGCTGTTCTTCTTCATCGCGTTCTCGGGCGCGCTCACTTTCCTCGACCCCGCCGAGCCCAACGGATGGGCGCGGGAGATCGTGCCGCTTCTGGGTATGGGGCCGGAGCTACCGCTCTGGGTCAGCCTCGCCGTCGCCGATTTCGGCGTGAAGCTCGCGCTTGCCGCCGTCGCCCTCATCCCATTCGGATTTGCGGTGCGGCATCGCACGGCTTGA
- a CDS encoding acyloxyacyl hydrolase, giving the protein MRPLLTLLACLLLASPAFSQSLFVGVGADSIGEGDDDDAELLLSLEYRAIPIFALGRVGFEPIVTGEVDAEGDVFVGAGLLARAPIGNPVTVTLSVAPGYYNEGDGQDLGGPFEIRSQIGLAYRFVSGNEISIAYQHKSNAGIYDENPGVDSVLVSYGFGF; this is encoded by the coding sequence ATGCGCCCCCTACTCACCCTTCTTGCCTGCCTCCTGCTTGCCTCGCCTGCCTTTTCCCAGTCGCTGTTCGTCGGTGTCGGGGCGGACAGCATCGGTGAGGGGGACGATGACGACGCCGAACTGTTGCTCTCGCTGGAGTACCGCGCGATCCCGATCTTCGCACTGGGCCGGGTGGGCTTCGAGCCGATCGTGACCGGCGAGGTCGATGCGGAAGGCGATGTTTTCGTCGGGGCGGGGCTGCTGGCGCGGGCGCCGATCGGCAATCCGGTGACGGTGACGCTGAGCGTGGCGCCGGGCTACTACAACGAGGGCGACGGGCAGGATCTGGGCGGGCCCTTCGAGATCCGCTCCCAGATCGGGCTCGCCTACCGGTTCGTGAGCGGCAACGAAATCTCGATTGCCTATCAGCACAAGTCCAACGCGGGGATCTACGACGAGAACCCGGGCGTGGACTCGGTTCTGGTGAGCTACGGCTTCGGGTTCTGA
- a CDS encoding HAD family hydrolase, whose product MTETPRAVIFDIGNVLITWNPERLYRELMGEEKMQHFFATVDPHEMNELVDQGHPFRETIYAHAEKHPEYRDEIRLWHDRWIEMASPTIDDSVAMLRSLRASGVPCHALSNFGIESFAYALTHYPFLDEFDTRFISGHLKVTKPSARIYEIVEEETALTGAELFFTDDRADNIDAAVARGWQTHLFEGPAGLREALKSRGLPV is encoded by the coding sequence ATGACTGAGACCCCCCGCGCCGTCATCTTCGACATCGGCAACGTGCTCATCACCTGGAACCCGGAGCGGCTCTATCGCGAGCTCATGGGCGAGGAGAAGATGCAGCACTTCTTCGCCACCGTGGACCCGCACGAGATGAACGAGCTCGTCGACCAGGGCCACCCCTTCCGCGAGACGATCTACGCCCATGCGGAGAAGCACCCGGAGTATCGCGACGAGATCCGCCTGTGGCACGACCGCTGGATCGAGATGGCGAGCCCCACCATCGACGACAGCGTCGCGATGCTGCGCAGTCTGCGCGCGAGCGGCGTGCCCTGCCACGCGCTCAGCAATTTCGGGATCGAGAGTTTCGCTTACGCGCTCACCCACTACCCGTTCCTCGACGAGTTCGACACCCGCTTCATCTCTGGCCACCTGAAGGTCACCAAGCCCTCGGCCCGGATCTACGAGATCGTGGAGGAGGAGACGGCCCTGACCGGCGCCGAGCTCTTCTTCACCGACGACCGCGCGGACAACATCGATGCCGCTGTAGCGCGCGGCTGGCAGACCCATCTCTTCGAAGGCCCCGCCGGTCTGCGCGAGGCACTGAAGAGCCGGGGACTGCCAGTCTAA
- a CDS encoding nitroreductase — protein sequence MQVSEAVAARRSTRAFLDRPIETALLRDILERAARAPSGGNLQPWHIHLLGGAGMERFRAVMEPKLEAGHADTPEYPIYPSPLAAPYRDRRFAVGEEMYTRLGIPREDKPARLRWFQNNWRFFEAPAGLFLFVDREMGAAQWSDLGGYLQTVMLLLVEAGLASCPQEAWAVHHKTVASFCDVPENLMLFCGLAIGHPDPDASVNALATSRAPSNEWLTIHD from the coding sequence ATGCAGGTCAGCGAAGCCGTCGCCGCGCGCAGATCCACGCGCGCCTTCCTCGATCGTCCGATCGAGACCGCGTTGCTGCGCGACATCCTGGAGCGCGCCGCCCGCGCCCCCTCTGGCGGCAATCTCCAGCCTTGGCATATCCACCTGCTGGGCGGCGCGGGCATGGAGCGGTTTCGCGCGGTGATGGAGCCGAAACTCGAGGCCGGCCATGCCGACACGCCCGAATACCCGATCTATCCCAGCCCGCTCGCCGCCCCCTACCGCGACCGCCGCTTCGCCGTCGGTGAGGAGATGTATACCCGCCTCGGCATCCCGCGCGAGGACAAGCCCGCTCGCCTGCGCTGGTTCCAGAACAACTGGCGCTTCTTCGAGGCGCCCGCGGGCCTCTTTCTCTTCGTTGACCGCGAGATGGGCGCCGCGCAATGGTCCGACCTCGGCGGCTACCTGCAGACTGTAATGCTGCTCCTTGTCGAGGCCGGTCTCGCCTCATGCCCGCAAGAAGCCTGGGCCGTCCATCACAAAACCGTCGCGTCCTTCTGCGATGTGCCGGAAAACCTGATGCTCTTCTGCGGTTTGGCCATCGGCCACCCGGACCCCGATGCCTCCGTCAATGCGCTGGCCACCTCCCGCGCGCCCTCGAACGAATGGTTGACCATCCATGACTGA
- a CDS encoding DMT family transporter, with translation MDFRALGMGVAFALMWSSAFTSAKIAVVYAPPFAILSVRFLISGLIAVGIAYALGQRAALTRRQWVAVVLFGLCQNVVYLGANFFAAQYIEASLAVIVASLLPLLVAGANALRGERLGAVALMGLLAGLAGVLVIMGDRLSGGADSFGVFVVVVGVLALTVATLLVQGAAPQGNVIMIVGLQMLVGSAALFPLSLLTETWVIDWQWPLIAAFTYTTLVPGLLATVTWFLLVKRVGPTRAATFHFLNPFLGVAIAAIILGEALSLRDILGVAVIMAGILAVQLSRMPAEALARR, from the coding sequence ATGGATTTCCGCGCATTGGGGATGGGAGTGGCCTTCGCGCTGATGTGGTCCTCTGCCTTCACCTCCGCCAAGATCGCGGTGGTCTATGCGCCGCCCTTCGCGATCCTGTCGGTGCGGTTCCTGATCTCCGGCCTCATCGCGGTGGGGATCGCCTACGCGCTGGGCCAGCGGGCGGCGCTCACCCGGCGGCAGTGGGTGGCGGTGGTGCTGTTCGGACTGTGCCAGAACGTGGTCTACCTGGGCGCGAACTTCTTTGCAGCGCAGTATATCGAGGCGTCGCTCGCGGTGATCGTGGCAAGCCTATTACCGCTGCTGGTGGCCGGGGCGAATGCGCTGCGCGGCGAGCGGTTGGGTGCGGTGGCGCTAATGGGGCTGCTCGCGGGACTTGCCGGGGTGCTCGTCATCATGGGCGACCGGCTGAGCGGCGGGGCGGATTCGTTCGGGGTCTTCGTCGTGGTCGTCGGTGTGCTGGCGCTGACGGTGGCAACCCTGCTGGTGCAGGGAGCCGCGCCGCAGGGCAACGTCATCATGATCGTGGGCCTGCAGATGCTGGTGGGCTCGGCCGCGCTGTTTCCGCTGAGCCTTCTGACGGAGACCTGGGTAATCGACTGGCAGTGGCCGCTGATCGCCGCCTTTACCTACACCACGCTGGTGCCGGGATTGCTCGCGACCGTGACGTGGTTCCTGCTGGTGAAACGGGTCGGGCCGACGCGGGCGGCGACGTTCCACTTCCTCAATCCGTTCCTGGGGGTGGCGATCGCCGCGATTATCCTGGGCGAGGCGTTGAGCCTGCGGGATATCCTCGGGGTCGCTGTCATCATGGCGGGCATCCTGGCCGTGCAGTTGAGCCGGATGCCCGCCGAAGCCTTGGCGCGTCGATAG
- a CDS encoding HpcH/HpaI aldolase family protein codes for MSMHVNVIPSAVTTQAIAASGADVVVIDREHGAVDYGTCHAMIAATQGSDCAPVIRVSDINDAEVKRVLDLGAEGIIFPLVRSAEDVRRAVASMRYPGSMGTRGFGPFIAHSRWPNDMMSYAASIEDRLTCGILVETVEAVANIDEIVAEEGIDYIILAAFDLSATMGIPGQFDHPQFVKACAKVEQAVHAAKIPLGGIAMTEEDAAERFAHGYRIISGFDVLHLKAKVAQTAAWARRADPVHAFVKENGKAAQHSLTVPH; via the coding sequence ATGAGTATGCACGTCAACGTGATTCCTTCAGCCGTCACGACTCAGGCCATCGCAGCGTCCGGCGCCGACGTCGTGGTCATTGATCGCGAGCACGGCGCAGTAGACTATGGAACGTGTCACGCGATGATCGCTGCGACACAAGGCAGCGACTGCGCGCCGGTGATCCGGGTCTCCGACATCAATGACGCTGAGGTGAAGCGCGTTCTCGATCTGGGGGCCGAGGGCATCATCTTCCCGCTGGTGCGCTCGGCCGAGGATGTGCGCCGCGCCGTGGCCTCCATGCGTTACCCGGGATCGATGGGGACCCGCGGTTTTGGCCCGTTCATCGCGCATTCGCGCTGGCCGAACGACATGATGAGCTACGCGGCCAGCATCGAGGATCGCCTGACCTGCGGCATCCTGGTCGAGACCGTCGAGGCGGTCGCCAACATCGACGAGATCGTCGCCGAAGAGGGGATCGACTACATCATCCTCGCGGCCTTCGACCTCTCGGCGACCATGGGCATCCCGGGCCAATTCGACCATCCGCAGTTCGTGAAGGCCTGCGCCAAGGTCGAGCAGGCAGTGCACGCGGCGAAGATCCCGCTCGGCGGTATCGCGATGACCGAGGAAGACGCAGCCGAGCGCTTCGCCCACGGCTACCGCATCATCTCCGGCTTCGACGTCCTGCACCTGAAGGCCAAGGTCGCGCAGACCGCCGCCTGGGCGCGCCGCGCCGACCCGGTCCACGCCTTCGTCAAGGAGAACGGCAAGGCGGCGCAGCACTCCCTCACGGTGCCGCATTAA
- the recF gene encoding DNA replication/repair protein RecF (All proteins in this family for which functions are known are DNA-binding proteins that assist the filamentation of RecA onto DNA for the initiation of recombination or recombinational repair.) produces MSHLTSLRLSQFRSHVRAVLEPTPGRIAIYGPNGAGKTNILEAISLLSPGRGLRRAAPAELARAPKRLGWRVRAAVDGHEIETGAEGEQPRTVRIDDKAAPQVALGRILRVLWLIPSMDRLWLDGAAERRRFLDRIALSLEPTHGETVLTYEKAMRERNRLLRDQVRDPSWYAALEAQMATSGETLAATRQRTLDALAEAQEGAATTFPVADLALTDPDGAPFALDDFATRLAEGRPRDLAAGRTLAGPHRADLDARYGAKDIPARLCSTGEQKALLISLILANARAVMQRIGTPPILLLDEVAAHLDPDRRQALYGEIDALGCQAWMTGTDRELFAFRDAPGVILHVTEQDGVSNLEEIRSVK; encoded by the coding sequence ATGTCCCACCTCACGTCCCTTCGCCTTTCCCAGTTTCGCAGCCACGTCCGCGCCGTCCTCGAGCCGACGCCGGGGCGCATCGCGATCTACGGGCCGAATGGGGCGGGCAAGACCAATATCCTCGAAGCGATCTCGCTCCTCTCCCCCGGCCGCGGCCTGCGCCGCGCCGCCCCGGCCGAGCTCGCCCGAGCGCCAAAGCGCCTCGGCTGGCGGGTCCGCGCCGCCGTCGACGGGCACGAGATCGAGACGGGGGCAGAGGGCGAACAGCCCCGCACCGTCCGCATCGACGACAAAGCCGCCCCGCAGGTCGCACTCGGCCGCATCCTCCGCGTCCTGTGGCTGATCCCGTCCATGGACCGGCTCTGGCTCGACGGAGCGGCCGAGCGTCGCCGCTTCCTCGACCGTATCGCGCTCAGCCTAGAGCCCACCCACGGCGAAACCGTCCTCACCTACGAAAAGGCAATGCGGGAGCGGAACCGGCTCCTGCGCGACCAAGTCCGCGACCCGTCCTGGTACGCCGCGCTCGAAGCCCAGATGGCAACCTCCGGCGAAACGCTCGCCGCGACCCGCCAGCGCACGCTCGACGCACTTGCCGAGGCACAGGAGGGCGCGGCGACCACCTTCCCCGTCGCCGATCTCGCACTGACGGATCCGGACGGCGCGCCCTTCGCGCTGGACGACTTCGCCACGCGGCTGGCCGAGGGCCGACCTCGCGACCTCGCCGCTGGGCGCACCCTCGCCGGGCCGCATCGCGCCGATCTCGACGCGCGTTACGGGGCGAAGGACATACCCGCGCGGCTCTGCTCCACCGGGGAGCAGAAGGCCCTGCTGATCTCTCTCATCCTCGCCAATGCCCGCGCCGTCATGCAGCGCATCGGCACGCCGCCGATCCTCCTGCTCGACGAGGTCGCGGCCCATCTCGACCCCGACCGGCGGCAGGCGCTCTACGGTGAGATCGATGCGCTGGGCTGCCAGGCCTGGATGACCGGGACGGACCGCGAACTCTTCGCATTTCGGGACGCCCCCGGAGTGATTCTCCACGTCACAGAGCAGGATGGCGTGAGCAATTTGGAAGAGATTCGCTCTGTCAAGTAA